The following is a genomic window from Pedobacter sp. KBS0701.
AATGTGCTTTAATATTTCACCAATGGTGTGCGATTCGAGGTTTGGAGTAGGCAGTTCGGCAATTAAGCGGTAATCTTTTACGAAATCCAATAAACCTGAGGAACGCCTTTGGATGGTCTGTAGCGCTGTTTTAAGGTCGTCCATTTCATCCTCAGTCAAGTCCTTTTTATCGGTTACCATTTTATTGATCGTATCCGATAATGAGCTGATAGGGGTGATGGAATTTAAAATTTCATGCGAAATAACACCGATTAATCTGTTCCACGCTTCAGTTTCTTTTTGCTCAATTTCATCTTTAATGTTCTGGAAACTGATGATGGTATAGTTTTTTCCGTAAAGGTTTAAGGGAATTACCTCTGTCGATAACTGAATCAGTTTATCCTGGATTTTTAACTCCAGAAACCGCTTTCCGCCCGTTAAGATCTGTTCTATTTCTGTTCCAAATGCCGGAAGATGTTGTTTTAACCGATGCCAGTACTTGTAAGCGGGTACACCCAAAAGGTTTGACGCAGCCTGGTTGAAAAACGCAATTTCCTCATCTTTCTTCTCCTTTGTATTGTTCACCACGATTACACCAACCGGAACCTGTTCTAAAATGGTTTTGATCAGCTGAAACATGGCTTCCTGTTCTAACCTAATCTGTTTATGCACCTGTAAAATATCACTAAACGATTCATATAATTCAGGAAAACTGCCTTTAGTTACCTTGTTTTTGAAATTTAAAGTATGATCGCGGGTTTTTACTGCCAAAATGAAACGGTTAATATCCGACCGGATTTGATTGATGTAATAGTAAAGCGAAATAATAGAACCCGATAAAATCAATGCAACACCGATAATAG
Proteins encoded in this region:
- a CDS encoding PAS domain-containing sensor histidine kinase, with protein sequence MFYQRFTFRLIFRLLIINLLGYLLFYLIKNTQLWFTIIGVALILSGSIISLYYYINQIRSDINRFILAVKTRDHTLNFKNKVTKGSFPELYESFSDILQVHKQIRLEQEAMFQLIKTILEQVPVGVIVVNNTKEKKDEEIAFFNQAASNLLGVPAYKYWHRLKQHLPAFGTEIEQILTGGKRFLELKIQDKLIQLSTEVIPLNLYGKNYTIISFQNIKDEIEQKETEAWNRLIGVISHEILNSITPISSLSDTINKMVTDKKDLTEDEMDDLKTALQTIQRRSSGLLDFVKDYRLIAELPTPNLESHTIGEILKHIKVLMQPFAKVKNVVLDVEQTSSKITVQLDLKLVEQVLINLITNSIYAVENKEMPYINVNYRLENTKLYIDVTDNGKGIDAGDLEKIFVPFYTTRKNGSGIGLTISRNIMKMHRGSIEVISTPESGTTFSLVFNYV